A single region of the Halorussus gelatinilyticus genome encodes:
- a CDS encoding methyl-accepting chemotaxis protein — MKIRTKLIVLLLVISLVPVSVVGMAGLQNMQDIGSYAQDQSSKHLEDQITKDLNSTVEARTEEFENLLNVRRVDARSLAESTSVQNYQAASDGEMELIQRQSQKQVGYTALQMHDTIETTKQTVLEEEYGGRNWEDLSSAEQQQVENRVETILVGTTASGTRPDGTLAEMFQPGYIGDTGYAYVTDLDSNIVAHHSLEDGFNLKEDASLTVFEDIRSNVESSPAIRNGSKWGIAEYDWEDTTQKGNPKERKFIAYTYHEDFDWVLAPSVYYYELQTAAVQNARNGINESFRSYLNTRTVAVGGESVRAYDEVIMTDEKGQGVLRAHATEDGVTTESVEGTSYADAAWFNQTKSLEKGAVHFGEVRSVGGKQVAYITTPVYHGGEFAGTVALRFNYSILTGMTNHVTVGETGHLTIVNDEGRVLSHPNRSVVESGANIGDEAYAGSLAALAQKRILAGETGLNTYTRTEAGTERRYYVSYAPLQFSDRQFALLGTVPESDVKAPAAALRQDLRDRTTDARNFVILLVVGLVVAVVALGYKAAEYFSTPIEQIRDRATALADGRFDENADISASDDEIGELVEAFDEMQANLRTQVAELQTVSENLGNGELDQEVDTDLPGEYGAIMTDIDEGIEKLQVGFDEIRRTSEQIREGRLDQQVDTDLPGEYGAVLADLETGVEQLGASFDRIRDASQQLREGTLDQDVDAELPGQYGAVMSDLDAGLTEIESSLAEVKDLADRFARVSDETATSAQQIEAASQETAESVEEIAFGAEQQTEQLQAAASEMNDLSATIEEVASSADGVVETANEAVELADRGREHAADATAEISAIESEADTAVEQVENLEGQIEEINDIVQLITDIAEQTNLLALNASIEAARAGEAGEGFAVVANEIKSLANEAGDATEEVESRIEEIQTHTDDTVGDMRSMQERVETGSETIGDAIEMFDDIAGAIQEAEHGVEEISEAAEDQAVSTEEVVAMVDEVSGVSQQTAAEASSVSSATQEQTAAINDVSRNVETVSDSADALKELVDEFDVNDDAASADQQFGAESEFRSKPTVTDGGDGETTDSNT; from the coding sequence ATGAAGATACGGACGAAACTCATCGTGCTGTTGCTGGTCATCTCGCTCGTCCCGGTTTCGGTGGTCGGGATGGCCGGACTCCAGAACATGCAGGACATCGGGTCCTACGCGCAGGACCAGAGTTCGAAGCACCTCGAAGACCAGATAACCAAGGACCTGAACAGCACCGTCGAAGCGAGAACCGAGGAGTTCGAGAACCTGCTCAACGTCCGGCGGGTGGACGCGCGCTCGCTGGCGGAGTCCACCTCGGTGCAGAACTATCAGGCCGCGAGCGACGGTGAGATGGAACTCATCCAGCGACAGAGTCAGAAGCAGGTCGGGTACACCGCGCTCCAGATGCACGACACCATCGAGACGACGAAGCAGACGGTTCTCGAAGAGGAGTACGGTGGCCGAAACTGGGAGGACCTGTCGTCGGCCGAACAGCAGCAGGTAGAGAACAGGGTCGAGACCATACTCGTGGGGACGACCGCGAGCGGAACGCGTCCGGACGGCACCCTGGCCGAGATGTTCCAACCGGGGTACATCGGCGACACCGGGTACGCGTACGTGACCGACCTCGACTCGAACATCGTCGCCCACCACAGCCTCGAAGACGGGTTCAACCTCAAGGAGGACGCCTCGCTGACCGTCTTCGAAGACATCCGGTCGAACGTCGAGTCGAGCCCCGCCATCCGGAACGGGTCGAAGTGGGGCATCGCCGAGTACGACTGGGAGGACACCACCCAGAAGGGCAACCCCAAGGAGCGGAAGTTCATCGCCTACACCTACCACGAGGACTTCGACTGGGTCCTCGCCCCCAGCGTCTACTACTACGAACTCCAGACCGCGGCCGTGCAGAACGCGCGTAACGGAATCAACGAGTCGTTCCGGAGTTACCTGAACACCAGAACCGTCGCTGTCGGCGGCGAGTCGGTGCGGGCCTACGACGAGGTCATCATGACCGACGAGAAGGGCCAGGGCGTCCTCAGAGCGCACGCGACTGAGGACGGGGTTACGACGGAGTCGGTCGAGGGGACCTCCTACGCCGACGCCGCCTGGTTCAATCAAACGAAGTCGCTGGAGAAGGGTGCGGTCCACTTCGGCGAGGTTCGGTCGGTCGGCGGCAAGCAAGTGGCGTACATCACGACGCCGGTCTACCACGGCGGCGAGTTCGCCGGCACCGTCGCGCTGCGGTTCAACTACAGCATCCTCACCGGCATGACCAACCACGTCACGGTCGGCGAAACCGGCCACCTGACCATCGTGAACGACGAGGGCCGGGTGCTGAGCCACCCCAACCGGTCGGTAGTCGAGTCCGGAGCCAACATCGGTGACGAGGCCTACGCGGGGTCGCTCGCCGCGCTCGCTCAGAAACGAATACTGGCGGGCGAGACCGGACTGAACACGTACACGCGAACCGAGGCCGGTACCGAGCGTCGGTACTACGTGTCCTACGCCCCGCTCCAGTTCAGTGACAGACAGTTCGCGCTACTGGGAACTGTCCCGGAGAGCGACGTGAAAGCGCCGGCCGCCGCGCTGAGACAGGACCTGCGCGACCGGACGACCGACGCCCGGAACTTCGTCATCCTGCTCGTCGTCGGCCTCGTCGTGGCCGTCGTGGCACTGGGATACAAGGCGGCGGAGTACTTCTCGACGCCGATAGAGCAGATTCGGGACCGCGCGACGGCGCTCGCCGACGGGCGCTTCGACGAGAACGCAGACATCTCGGCGTCCGACGACGAAATCGGGGAACTCGTCGAGGCGTTCGACGAGATGCAGGCGAACCTCCGGACGCAGGTCGCGGAACTGCAGACCGTCAGCGAGAACCTCGGAAACGGGGAACTCGACCAGGAGGTCGATACCGACCTTCCCGGCGAGTACGGCGCGATAATGACCGACATCGACGAGGGCATCGAGAAACTACAGGTCGGGTTCGACGAGATTCGCCGGACCAGCGAGCAGATTCGGGAGGGACGCCTCGACCAGCAGGTCGATACCGACCTCCCCGGCGAGTACGGCGCGGTCCTCGCCGACCTCGAAACCGGCGTCGAACAACTCGGGGCGAGTTTCGACCGGATTCGGGACGCCAGCCAGCAGTTGCGCGAGGGGACCCTCGACCAGGACGTGGACGCCGAACTGCCGGGCCAGTACGGCGCGGTGATGTCCGACCTCGACGCCGGACTGACCGAAATCGAGAGCAGTCTGGCCGAGGTCAAGGACCTCGCCGACCGCTTCGCTCGCGTGAGCGACGAGACCGCGACCAGCGCCCAGCAGATAGAGGCCGCGAGTCAAGAGACCGCCGAGTCCGTCGAGGAGATCGCGTTCGGTGCCGAACAGCAGACCGAACAGCTACAGGCCGCGGCCAGCGAGATGAACGACCTGTCGGCCACCATCGAGGAAGTCGCCTCGTCGGCCGACGGCGTGGTCGAGACCGCCAACGAGGCGGTGGAACTCGCCGACCGGGGCCGCGAACACGCCGCCGACGCCACCGCGGAGATCTCGGCCATCGAATCCGAGGCCGACACCGCCGTCGAACAGGTCGAGAATCTGGAGGGCCAGATAGAGGAGATAAACGACATCGTCCAGTTGATCACGGACATCGCCGAGCAGACGAACCTCCTCGCGCTGAACGCCTCCATCGAGGCCGCGCGGGCGGGCGAGGCCGGCGAAGGGTTCGCGGTCGTTGCCAACGAGATCAAATCGCTGGCGAACGAGGCCGGCGACGCGACCGAAGAGGTCGAGAGCCGCATCGAGGAGATTCAGACCCACACCGACGACACCGTCGGCGACATGCGCTCGATGCAGGAGCGAGTCGAGACCGGGTCCGAGACCATCGGAGACGCCATCGAGATGTTCGACGACATCGCCGGAGCGATACAGGAGGCCGAACACGGCGTCGAGGAGATCTCCGAGGCCGCCGAGGACCAGGCGGTCTCCACGGAGGAAGTGGTGGCGATGGTGGACGAGGTGTCCGGCGTGAGCCAACAGACCGCGGCCGAAGCGAGTTCCGTCTCGTCGGCGACTCAGGAGCAGACCGCGGCCATCAACGACGTGTCGCGGAACGTCGAGACGGTCTCGGACTCCGCGGACGCCCTCAAGGAACTGGTGGACGAGTTCGACGTGAACGACGACGCGGCGTCGGCCGACCAGCAGTTCGGCGCGGAATCGGAGTTCCGGTCGAAGCCCACGGTCACCGACGGCGGTGACGGCGAGACGACCGACTCCAACACGTAA
- a CDS encoding UvrD-helicase domain-containing protein produces MSQETEERVTRLFGGPGSGKTTELLDRVEGLLDRDGVGVNDILLVSYTRAAANEVRERLAERRDLNPRSLQGSVCTMHAKAYELLDLSRNDVVGESDKKEFCEDFGIEFEDEYSGAGRRTARSTTLGNKIIATSQWLQRTRRDVADWYDVPFQWNDEEVRLPPDIDPNAQEGNKYTPTWPSDDDRLDVPEAIRAWRSYKGENDLVGFADMLQRVRQRSLLPNVDYLVIDEFQDITSLQYDVYEEWKPHMEKVLIAGDDDQVVYAWQGADPGLLLEEGGDDVILDTSHRLPSEILRVVQHEVRHIDKRQEKNLSPRKQGGTVEQVDSPSMLELVRNVRYTIEEHDGTLMLLFRARYQMFRFIDEFIDEGVPFKCLTDQRMWTDRLQQYVDAVEKIDAEEPITALQARRLADMLQDSAFGTNERDDLFDEIDERKEAADTDDLAEIEVEHDFVTDFAPFMPGPASAADMVRKVTSFQKNSMRAYFGGDYEGMEADRVRIGTIHSAKGREADHVFVATDLTEKVVEQMAATVDGPVDGEEFTSTTDPVPTLTDNERRVFYVGMSRARERLVVMENLVGGAPTLPIDVLLYNERNGKGVADVLEEVSEAPPQ; encoded by the coding sequence ATGAGTCAAGAAACGGAGGAACGAGTGACCCGGCTGTTCGGTGGCCCCGGAAGCGGGAAGACCACCGAGCTGCTCGACAGGGTCGAAGGTCTCCTCGACCGAGACGGCGTCGGCGTCAACGACATTCTGCTGGTCTCGTACACTCGCGCGGCCGCCAACGAGGTTCGGGAGCGCCTCGCCGAGCGCCGCGATTTGAACCCCCGCTCGTTGCAGGGGTCCGTCTGCACAATGCACGCGAAGGCCTACGAACTACTCGACCTCTCCCGGAACGACGTGGTCGGCGAGTCCGACAAGAAGGAGTTCTGCGAGGACTTCGGCATCGAGTTCGAGGACGAGTACAGCGGTGCCGGCCGCCGGACCGCCCGCTCGACCACGCTCGGCAACAAGATAATCGCCACGAGCCAGTGGCTCCAGCGGACCCGCCGCGACGTGGCCGACTGGTACGACGTGCCCTTCCAGTGGAACGACGAGGAGGTCCGCCTGCCGCCGGACATCGACCCGAACGCCCAAGAGGGCAACAAGTACACCCCGACGTGGCCCAGCGACGACGACCGGCTCGACGTGCCCGAGGCCATCCGGGCGTGGCGGAGCTACAAGGGCGAGAACGACTTGGTCGGCTTCGCGGACATGCTCCAGCGCGTGCGCCAGCGGTCGCTCCTCCCGAACGTCGACTACCTCGTCATCGACGAGTTTCAGGACATCACGAGCCTCCAGTACGACGTGTACGAGGAGTGGAAGCCCCACATGGAGAAGGTCCTCATCGCGGGCGACGACGACCAGGTGGTCTACGCGTGGCAGGGTGCGGACCCCGGCCTGCTCCTCGAAGAGGGCGGCGACGACGTGATTCTCGACACGTCCCACCGACTCCCCTCCGAGATTCTGCGGGTCGTCCAACACGAGGTGCGCCACATCGACAAGCGCCAGGAGAAGAACCTCTCGCCGCGCAAGCAGGGCGGCACCGTCGAACAGGTCGATAGCCCCTCGATGCTCGAACTCGTCCGGAACGTCCGGTACACCATCGAGGAACACGACGGCACGCTGATGCTTCTGTTCCGGGCGCGCTACCAGATGTTCCGGTTCATCGACGAGTTCATCGACGAGGGCGTCCCGTTCAAGTGCCTGACCGACCAGCGAATGTGGACCGACCGCCTCCAGCAGTACGTCGACGCGGTCGAGAAGATAGACGCCGAGGAGCCGATTACGGCGCTACAGGCCCGACGGCTCGCCGACATGCTACAGGACTCGGCGTTCGGCACCAACGAGCGCGACGACCTCTTCGACGAGATAGACGAGCGCAAGGAGGCGGCCGACACCGACGACCTCGCGGAAATCGAGGTCGAACACGACTTCGTGACCGACTTCGCGCCGTTCATGCCCGGTCCGGCCTCGGCCGCGGACATGGTCCGGAAGGTCACGAGTTTCCAGAAGAACTCGATGCGGGCCTACTTCGGCGGCGACTACGAGGGGATGGAGGCCGACCGCGTCCGCATCGGCACCATCCACTCCGCGAAGGGTCGGGAGGCCGACCACGTGTTCGTCGCCACGGACCTGACCGAGAAGGTGGTCGAGCAGATGGCCGCGACGGTGGACGGCCCGGTGGACGGCGAGGAGTTCACCTCCACGACCGACCCCGTGCCGACCCTGACCGACAACGAACGGCGCGTCTTCTACGTCGGCATGTCCCGCGCCCGCGAGCGCCTCGTCGTCATGGAGAATCTGGTCGGCGGCGCGCCGACCCTGCCCATCGACGTGCTGCTCTACAACGAGCGCAACGGCAAGGGTGTCGCGGACGTGCTGGAGGAAGTCTCGGAAGCGCCACCACAGTAA
- a CDS encoding DUF7563 family protein yields the protein MPECQNCGSFVTEAYARVFTPREIDDPRVCPECEDKIRDGSEVREARSPRNTS from the coding sequence ATGCCTGAGTGCCAGAACTGCGGTTCGTTCGTCACCGAAGCGTACGCACGAGTGTTCACACCGCGGGAGATTGATGACCCGCGTGTCTGCCCCGAGTGCGAGGACAAGATTCGGGACGGTAGCGAGGTCCGCGAGGCCCGGTCGCCGCGAAACACTTCCTAG
- a CDS encoding transporter: MVRFSTLVILAGIVLLFVPIPPVATILGILTILVGILMRWLG, encoded by the coding sequence ATGGTACGGTTCTCGACGCTCGTCATCCTCGCCGGAATCGTCCTGCTGTTCGTGCCCATTCCGCCCGTCGCCACGATTCTCGGTATCCTGACCATCCTCGTGGGAATCCTGATGCGGTGGCTCGGGTGA
- a CDS encoding HVO_0416 family zinc finger protein yields the protein MATAPTGDDDVFDEFLSERGHDTETVGWEEDYNKKKCPDCGGLHDTAASECSVCGWRP from the coding sequence ATGGCGACCGCACCGACCGGCGACGACGACGTGTTCGACGAATTCTTGTCCGAGCGTGGCCACGACACCGAGACAGTCGGCTGGGAGGAGGACTACAACAAGAAGAAGTGCCCGGACTGCGGCGGACTCCACGACACGGCCGCGAGCGAATGCTCGGTATGCGGCTGGCGACCGTAG
- the npdG gene encoding NADPH-dependent F420 reductase, with translation MRIALLGGTGDIGQALALRWARDTGHEILVGSRDPEKARTKAGEYETELDSVGVERDVKGFANEMAADRADVVVLAVPAFHVRDLVESIADRIEDADVLVSPAVGMDRDDEGFHYKPPKAGSVTQLVADAAPEGVPVVGAFHNLSADRLANLDVELDLDTLVVGDDEDAVETVVQLGDQIEGLRALKAGGIANAAEVESMTPLLINLAVENDGMHDVGVKFE, from the coding sequence ATGCGAATCGCACTCCTCGGCGGGACCGGCGACATCGGACAGGCACTCGCGCTGCGGTGGGCACGAGACACCGGCCACGAGATTCTCGTCGGCTCTCGAGACCCCGAGAAGGCCCGGACGAAGGCCGGCGAGTACGAGACCGAACTCGACAGCGTGGGCGTCGAGCGCGACGTGAAGGGGTTCGCCAACGAGATGGCGGCCGACCGCGCAGACGTTGTGGTGCTGGCGGTGCCCGCGTTCCACGTCCGGGACCTCGTGGAGTCGATCGCCGACCGCATCGAGGACGCCGACGTGCTGGTCTCCCCGGCGGTCGGGATGGACCGCGACGACGAGGGGTTCCACTACAAGCCCCCGAAGGCCGGGAGCGTGACGCAACTGGTCGCCGACGCCGCGCCAGAGGGCGTCCCCGTCGTCGGAGCCTTCCACAACCTCTCGGCCGACCGGTTGGCGAATCTGGACGTGGAACTGGACCTCGACACGCTCGTCGTCGGCGACGACGAGGACGCGGTGGAGACGGTGGTCCAGTTGGGCGACCAGATAGAGGGTCTGCGCGCGCTGAAGGCCGGCGGAATCGCCAACGCGGCCGAGGTCGAGAGCATGACGCCCCTGCTCATCAACCTCGCCGTCGAGAACGACGGGATGCACGACGTGGGCGTGAAGTTCGAGTAG
- a CDS encoding TIGR01548 family HAD-type hydrolase, producing MQADAVVLDIDGVVVDVADSYRRAIVESIARVHDDTIEKGAIQSFKDAGGFNNDWELTYAAALFVLARREGLEMDVATFTDRIAERRAESDGTEAADGLDAAEAVVADALDSAAEERARADWDPERLREVFQQLYLGAELYAEIEGGEPDLDAPGFIHDEPVLLDAETLDALAEYQLGVVTGRPSDEADIAQRRAGLDLPDDRRFTMDDWEEGKPHPRALVTLAERFGAESVVFVGDTLDDVKTAVNAADEDPDRDYFGVGVLTGGLTGEGGRRKYEAAGAAAVLDSVNDLPDLLE from the coding sequence ATGCAAGCAGACGCGGTCGTGCTGGACATCGACGGGGTAGTCGTGGACGTGGCCGACTCCTACCGACGCGCCATCGTGGAGTCGATAGCACGCGTCCACGACGATACCATCGAGAAGGGGGCTATCCAGTCGTTCAAGGACGCCGGCGGGTTCAACAACGACTGGGAACTGACCTACGCCGCCGCGCTGTTCGTCCTCGCGCGCCGGGAGGGACTCGAGATGGACGTGGCGACCTTCACCGACCGAATCGCCGAGCGCCGGGCGGAGTCGGACGGAACCGAGGCGGCCGACGGTCTCGACGCGGCCGAGGCGGTCGTCGCGGACGCGCTCGACTCGGCGGCCGAAGAGCGCGCACGGGCCGACTGGGACCCCGAGCGACTCCGCGAGGTGTTCCAGCAGCTCTACCTCGGCGCGGAGCTGTACGCGGAAATCGAGGGCGGAGAACCGGACCTCGACGCACCCGGCTTCATCCACGACGAACCGGTCCTGCTCGACGCCGAGACGCTGGACGCGCTGGCCGAGTACCAGTTGGGCGTCGTCACGGGGCGGCCCAGCGACGAGGCCGACATCGCCCAGCGCCGGGCAGGTCTCGACTTGCCCGACGACCGCCGATTCACGATGGACGACTGGGAGGAGGGCAAGCCCCATCCCCGCGCGCTCGTCACGCTCGCCGAGCGGTTCGGCGCGGAGTCGGTGGTCTTCGTCGGCGACACCTTAGACGACGTGAAGACCGCCGTAAACGCCGCCGACGAGGACCCCGACCGGGACTACTTCGGCGTCGGCGTCCTGACCGGCGGCCTGACCGGCGAAGGGGGTCGCCGGAAGTACGAGGCGGCGGGCGCGGCCGCGGTCCTCGACTCGGTGAACGACCTGCCGGACTTATTAGAGTAG
- a CDS encoding formate/nitrite transporter family protein, translating to MSVAPDPIEIFDRAVEEGERRLDQSMLELVATSFIAGFTVVFGIVALGIAEAFVEPRFGHGVAKLVGALAFAPALVFLVVGRTELFNENFFDPVAKAVDADDSWLVGPLVRLWTVTFALNLVGGTLFVAVLSVKGALPNGTADALVGYANDFVHRRPAAEFAKGIVGGTLVTLLSFLLEAVNSVGSRIAVSYIVGVLLTLGVFDHVIVTILHVVFGMFLGANIGLGELAVTTAVVTAGNLVGGLGLVTLTHVAQWKGARESSG from the coding sequence GTGTCCGTCGCACCCGACCCCATCGAGATATTCGACCGAGCGGTCGAGGAGGGCGAACGCCGCCTCGACCAGTCGATGCTCGAACTCGTGGCGACCAGTTTCATCGCGGGTTTCACCGTCGTCTTCGGCATCGTCGCGCTCGGCATCGCGGAGGCGTTCGTCGAACCGCGGTTCGGCCACGGCGTCGCCAAACTCGTCGGTGCGCTCGCGTTCGCACCCGCCCTGGTCTTCCTCGTGGTCGGCCGGACCGAACTCTTCAACGAGAACTTCTTCGACCCGGTGGCGAAGGCGGTAGACGCCGACGACTCGTGGCTGGTCGGCCCGCTCGTCCGCCTGTGGACCGTCACGTTCGCGCTCAACCTCGTCGGGGGCACGCTCTTCGTCGCCGTGCTGTCGGTGAAGGGCGCGCTCCCGAACGGGACCGCGGACGCGCTCGTCGGCTACGCCAACGATTTCGTCCACCGGCGACCCGCCGCCGAGTTCGCCAAGGGCATCGTCGGCGGGACGCTGGTTACGTTGCTCTCGTTTCTGCTCGAAGCGGTCAACAGCGTCGGCAGTCGCATCGCAGTGTCCTACATCGTCGGCGTACTGCTGACGCTGGGCGTCTTCGACCACGTCATCGTCACGATACTCCACGTCGTCTTCGGGATGTTCCTCGGCGCGAACATCGGACTCGGCGAGTTGGCCGTGACGACGGCCGTCGTCACGGCCGGAAACCTCGTCGGGGGACTCGGACTGGTGACGCTCACGCACGTCGCCCAGTGGAAAGGGGCGCGCGAGTCCAGCGGGTGA
- a CDS encoding UPF0146 family protein has product MRSRTRRAIVGRLSDFERLVEVGVGNRTDVAAALAETGRTVTATDVHPREVPAGVSFVADDVLDPDPEVYREADAVYALNLPPELHRPTLDVARRHDAAFLFTTLGGDPAAVPVERETVPGETLFVARE; this is encoded by the coding sequence GTGCGTTCCCGAACCCGTCGTGCCATCGTCGGCCGCCTGTCCGACTTCGAACGACTCGTGGAGGTCGGCGTCGGCAACCGGACCGACGTGGCCGCCGCGCTCGCCGAGACCGGAAGGACGGTCACCGCGACCGACGTGCATCCCCGCGAGGTGCCCGCCGGCGTCTCGTTCGTCGCCGACGACGTACTCGACCCCGACCCCGAGGTCTACCGCGAGGCCGACGCCGTCTACGCGCTGAACCTCCCGCCCGAGTTGCACCGCCCGACCCTCGACGTGGCCCGCCGCCACGACGCCGCCTTCCTGTTCACGACCTTGGGCGGCGACCCGGCCGCGGTCCCGGTCGAGCGCGAGACCGTGCCGGGCGAGACCCTGTTCGTGGCGCGGGAGTAA
- a CDS encoding archaemetzincin family Zn-dependent metalloprotease translates to MLVDVVPVGDLSAKVKRQASTALRSVYDCDVTIHDSQPVPTGAHDEKRDQYRAEEFIELAGRVGSGEKNIAITPKDLFYRRRNYVFGLAYLDGNGSVISTYRLQTSSDGGFSNRSAVEIFSDRVRKEVVHEIGHTLGLEHCDNKRCVMNFSPTVREVDVKEENLCGSCQREVL, encoded by the coding sequence ATGCTCGTTGACGTTGTTCCGGTCGGGGACCTCTCTGCGAAAGTCAAGCGGCAGGCTTCGACCGCCCTGCGTTCCGTCTACGACTGTGACGTTACTATCCACGACTCCCAGCCCGTCCCCACCGGGGCACACGACGAGAAACGCGACCAGTACCGCGCCGAGGAGTTCATCGAACTCGCCGGACGCGTCGGCTCCGGCGAGAAGAACATCGCCATCACGCCCAAAGACCTCTTCTACCGCCGCCGCAACTACGTCTTCGGTCTCGCCTACCTCGACGGCAACGGGAGCGTCATCTCGACGTATCGGCTCCAGACCTCCAGCGACGGCGGCTTCTCGAACCGGAGCGCCGTGGAGATATTCTCCGACCGCGTTCGCAAGGAGGTCGTCCACGAGATCGGCCACACCCTCGGACTGGAACACTGCGACAACAAGCGCTGCGTCATGAACTTCTCGCCGACCGTCCGCGAGGTGGACGTGAAAGAGGAGAACCTCTGCGGGTCCTGCCAGCGGGAAGTGCTGTAG